The proteins below come from a single Aegilops tauschii subsp. strangulata cultivar AL8/78 chromosome 6, Aet v6.0, whole genome shotgun sequence genomic window:
- the LOC109766664 gene encoding DUF724 domain-containing protein 6, which yields MGRGRPKRRPPKPVESSEDEAFMMPIGAAVEVRRDDPGFAGSFYEATVTSHLLSDGGHGRYTVAYSTLLGEEAEPLRETAAAANVRPRPPPEEREFVIHEMVEAFHSDGWWAGVVAAVVPPTVTGDRRRRAYRVTFPTLRETLQFEETDLRPHRVFQGGRWVPAAEVGKGSPLFSEGNQVEVSHFARNFSGSWNPATVLKVIGATHFLVQYMHIGKDDESATEILDSQYIRPSRDITNMDSRYRFSPASHVEVLHEGGWQPTIIVKVLGSEINKKYVVNLKNPKTDMDDVEPVDVLTVESTQLRPRFDWDGKKWVRCLKKPLLQTYVHEMHPFQKPCNGPRLTSRKRPIPAFYDGSDKVSNKPGSRRDKKLKDEDVTSEQISPVLSIRNVNNEIIHKQGNAALALRSGLSLPSLPQMAAFGSLSSSTLPPSCHLEQSSSQMIIVPSMAQSQQIQASLFGGFGEPRPVPQGPLLGTRSLGSDFRIIEGSKNVLSGQGKQSTVGTGTELSRQMEKCVSSQTAVALGENHETMQPMKGIAAPAKATEEDMAELPNDLTAGCETLPEMDELSCIDPTSRKDIGGSQAGNGRDDLEQGGYTGEAHDSCCPLLSESAAVHESIMDTNGRISEPLASQHLPFVKTSPMWAHLEGLEIFRKAPQRPNFHQFEQHGQEVCQGLALGLMFSFAILAESINRLNALDDSRLLEQKMTGLALLEADGFDVKDLRSRVETLLHAKNSCVELQDSMRNLEEKIAHKETKDRELGKQVRSLAMAVHHHDLHAYLMRNVMRSAITQKMNNAMEISRLKTEANKLKRSCLSITIAVPR from the exons ATGGGGCGCGGCCGTCCCAAGAGGCGCCCTCCGAAGCCCGTCGAGTCGTCGGAGGACGAGGCGTTCATGATGCCGATCGGCGCGGCGGTGGAGGTGCGCAGAGACGACCCCGGCTTCGCCGGCTCCTTCTACGAGGCCACCGTCACCAGTCACCTGCTCTCCGACGGCGGCCACGGGCGCTACACGGTGGCCTACTCCACGCTCCTGGGCGAGGAGGCTGAGCCGCTCAGGGAGACCGCGGCCGCCGCCAACGTGCGGCCGCGGCCACCGCCCGAGGAAAGGGAGTTCGTGATTCACGAGATGGTGGAGGCGTTCCACAGCGACGGGTGGTGGGCTGGCGTAGTCGCCGCCGTTGTCCCGCCAACGGTGACGGGAGATCGCCGGCGGAGGGCGTACAGGGTCACGTTCCCCACGTTGCGGGAGACGCTGCAGTTCGAGGAGACGGATCTGCGGCCGCACCGCGTGTTCCAGGGTGGGCGGTGGGTCCCGGCTGCAGAGGTG GGCAAGGGAAGTCCTTTGTTCAGCGAGGGGAATCAAGTTGAAGTGAGTCATTTTGCAAGAAACTTCAGTGGATCCTGGAATCCAGCTACTGTTCTTAAAGTGATTGGCGCTACACATTTTCTAGTACAGTACATGCATATTGGGAAGGATGATGAATCGGCCACTGAGATTCTGGATTCACAATATATTCGGCCATCACGCGACATCACCAATATGGATTCTAGGTACAGATTTTCTCCTGCATCTCATGTTGAGGTCCTTCATGAAGGTGGCTGGCAGCCTACTATTATTGTGAAGGTTTTAGGTTCTGAAATCAACAAGAAGTATGTAGTGAACTTGAAGAATCCCAAGACAGACATGGATGACGTGGAACCTGTGGATGTTCTGACGGTGGAAAGTACGCAGCTACGGCCACGGTTTGACTGGGACGGTAAAAAATGGGTACGCTGCTTGAAAAAG CCTTTGCTCCAAACTTATGTCCATGAGATGCATCCATTCCAGAAACCTTGTAATGGTCCTCGATTAACTTCTCGAAAAAGGCCAATTCCCGCCTTCTATGATGGCTCGGATAAAGTCAGTAATAAACCTGGTTCTCGTCGTGACAAAAAGTTGAAGGATGAAGATGTGACATCAGAACAAATTTCTCCTGTTTTGTCCATTCGTAATGTAAACAATGAAATTATTCATAAGCAAGGAAATGCAGCATTGGCATTGAGGTCTGGGTTGTCCCTTCCTTCACTGCCACAAATGGCGGCATTTGGCTCTCTGAGTTCATCTACACTTCCTCCAAGCTGTCATCTTGAACAATCATCTTCTCAGATGATTATTGTACCCTCTATGGCACAAAGTCAACAGATTCAGGCTTCTCTATTTGGAGGTTTTGGTGAACCAAGACCTGTCCCACAGGGCCCACTATTAGGAACGCGATCACTTGGCTCAGATTTTCGCATCATTGAAGGGTCAAAAAATGTATTAAGCGGTCAGGGTAAGCAATCAACTGTTGGAACTGGGACTGAACTGTCCAGGCAAATGGAGAAATGTGTTTCTTCTCAAACAGCAGTGGCTCTAGGGGAGAACCATGAAACT ATGCAGCCAATGAAAGGGATAGCTGCTCCTGCTAAAGCTACTGAGGAAGACA TGGCTGAACTGCCTAATGATTTGACTGCTGGGTGTGAAACACTTCCAGAAATGGATGAGCTGAGTTGTATTGACCCGACATCACGAAAGGACATCGGAG GTTCACAAGCAGGTAATGGAAGGGATGATCTTGAGCAAGGGGGCTACACAGGTGAAGCACATGATTCTTGCTGTCCCTTGTTGTCGGAATCAGCAGCTGTGCATGAGAGTATCATGGACACGAATGGCCGGATTTCAGAACCCTTGGCAAGCCAGCATCTTCCATTTGTGAAGACCTCCCCAATGTGGGCACACCTTGAGGGACTGGAAATATTCAGGAAAGCACCACAGCGACCAAATTTCCATCAGTTCGAGCAGCATGGTCAAGAGGTCTGTCAAGGACTGGCATTAGGTTTGATGTTCTCTTTTGCTATTTTAGCAGAAAGCATAAACAGGCTGAATGCTCTGGACGATAGTAGACTACTCGAGCAGAAGATGACGGGCCTTGCTTTGCTTGAGGCAGATGGTTTTGATGTCAAGGACCTGAGATCACGCGTGGAAACTTTACTCCACGCAAAAAATAGTTGCGTTGAACTACAGGATTCCATGAGAAATCTGGAGGAGAAGATTGCTCACAAAGAAACCAAGGACCGAGAACTTGGCAAGCAAGTTCGGTCGCTGGCTATGGCTGTCCATCATCACGATCTACATGCATATCTCATGCGCAACGTCATGCGGTCTGCCATCACGCAGAAGATGAACAATGCTATGGAGATCTCAAGGCTCAAGACAGAAGCGAACAAGCTTAAGAGATCGTGTCTATCCATCACCATCGCCGTGCCACGGTGA